A region from the Vicia villosa cultivar HV-30 ecotype Madison, WI linkage group LG3, Vvil1.0, whole genome shotgun sequence genome encodes:
- the LOC131662122 gene encoding exocyst complex component EXO70B1-like: MSENGEEKLLAVARHIAKTLGHNNNNMADDILQIFSNFDGRFSKENLSNEGVGNDSLRCAALEQTINSLHRRISNHLSSEDFICYNSATFLAAVDELVSIIEDWSPLSDDKSVGACLIRADDILQQAMFRAEEEFRSLMELGGESFDLTRSKEKSTLYDSNEDEDDEEELDGEVDGEDDVIPVAKAVVDYNVVIDALPPATVNGLREIAKRMLAAGFGKECSHVYGVCRREFLEESLSRLGLQKLSISEVHKMPWQELEDEIERWIKASNVALKILFPSERRLGDRVFSGLSSSSAVADLSFMEVCRGSAIQLLNFADAVAIGSRTPERLFRVLDVFETLRDLIPEFEALFSDQYCSFLVNEAITIWKRLGEAIRGIFTELENLISRDPVKAVVPGGGLHPITRYVMNYLRAVCRSHQTLELVFKDNALSLNDYPKHDDRLRPNSPFSIQISWIMDLLERNLDAKSKLYKDPALCSVFMMNNGRYIVQKTKDSELGTLLGDDWIRKHSTKVRQCHMNYQRSSWNKLLGFLKVETMTAKPMKEKLKMFNLHFEEICRVQSQWFVFDEQLREELRISVEKLLLPAYGSFIGRFQIIPEFAKNGDKYIKFGMEDIEARLNNLFQGSSGSNGGRK; the protein is encoded by the coding sequence ATGTCTGAAAACGGTGAAGAGAAATTACTCGCTGTGGCGCGCCACATAGCAAAAACGCTaggccacaacaacaacaatatggcCGATgatattcttcaaatattctctAACTTCGACGGTAGATTCTCCAAAGAGAATCTATCGAACGAAGGTGTAGGGAATGATTCCCTACGCTGCGCTGCACTTGAACAAACTATTAACTCTCTCCACCGTCGGATTTCGAATCATCTCTCGTCGGAGGATTTTATCTGTTATAACTCCGCCACGTTTCTCGCCGCCGTTGACGAGCTTGTTTCTATTATCGAAGACTGGAGTCCTCTTTCCGATGATAAATCCGTCGGCGCGTGTCTTATCCGCGCCGATGATATACTCCAGCAAGCCATGTTTCGTGCGGAGGAAGAGTTTCGATCACTCATGGAACTCGGAGGCGAGTCGTTTGACCTGACTCGGAGTAAGGAGAAGTCAACTCTGTATGACTCGAACGAGGACGAGGATGATGAAGAAGAACTTGACGGTGAAGTTGACGGAGAGGATGACGTGATTCCGGTGGCGAAGGCGGTTGTTGATTACAACGTGGTGATTGACGCGCTTCCGCCTGCGACGGTGAACGGACTCAGGGAAATCGCGAAGCGTATGTTAGCGGCAGGGTTTGGGAAGGAGTGTTCGCACGTGTACGGAGTTTGCAGGAGGGAGTTCTTGGAAGAGAGTTTATCGAGGTTAGGGTTACAGAAATTGAGTATCTCAGAGGTTCATAAGATGCCATGGCAGGAGCTTGAAGACGAGATTGAACGATGGATTAAAGCCTCTAACGTTGCTCTTAAAATCCTCTTTCCGAGCGAGCGACGTCTCGGCGATCGTGTTTTCTCCGGTTTGTCGTCTTCGTCTGCAGTTGCTGATCTCTCCTTCATGGAGGTCTGTCGCGGATCAGCGATTCAGTTGCTGAATTTCGCAGATGCTGTAGCCATTGGTAGTCGCACGCCAGAGCGGTTGTTTAGAGTCCTCGACGTGTTTGAGACATTGCGTGATCTGATTCCTGAGTTTGAAGCATTGTTTTCTGATCAGTATTGCTCGTTTCTTGTTAACGAAGCTATCACGATTTGGAAGAGGTTAGGAGAAGCTATAAGAGGGATTTTCACCGAACTTGAGAATCTGATTAGCCGTGATCCTGTAAAGGCGGTTGTTCCCGGTGGTGGTCTTCATCCCATTACTCGTTACGTGATGAATTACCTTCGTGCCGTGTGTCGGTCACATCAAACCCTAGAACTTGTTTTCAAAGACAATGCACTGTCTTTGAATGACTACCCTAAGCATGATGATAGGTTAcgaccaaattcaccattttctaTTCAAATTTCATGGATTATGGACTTGTTGGAACGAAATTTAGATGCGAAGTCTAAACTTTACAAAGACCCTGCTTTGTGCTCTGTTTTTATGATGAATAATGGGAGGTACATTGTTCAGAAGACTAAAGACAGTGAACTGGGAACGCTTTTGGGTGATGATTGGATAAGAAAACACAGTACAAAAGTGCGGCAATGCCATATGAACTATCAAAGAAGCTCGTGGAACAAGTTGTTAGGTTTTTTGAAGGTGGAGACAATGACTGCAAAGCCCATGAAGGAGAAACTAAAGATGTTCAATCTTCATTTTGAAGAGATATGCCGGGTTCAATCTCAGTGGTTTGTCTTTGATGAGCAACTCAGGGAAGAATTAAGGATCTCGGTCGAAAAGCTCTTGTTGCCTGCATATGGAAGCTTTATTGGAAGGTTTCAAATTATTCCGGAGTTTGCTAAGAATGGTGATAAGTATATCAAGTTTGGAATGGAGGACATTGAAGCTCGGCTTAATAATTTGTTTCAGGGAAGCAGTGGATCAAATGGTGGCCGAAAGTGA